The proteins below are encoded in one region of Knoellia sp. S7-12:
- a CDS encoding DsbA family oxidoreductase has product MRIDVWSDLVCPFCHVGRRRLELALEQFEHGDEVEVTWHSYQLDRSAPPVIEGSNVDRIAAKYDRPREEMVAQHEAMAADAAEVGLDFQWEKVVGGNSFDAHRVIHLARARGLEAPVTERVMRGWYSEGAAIGDTDTLVRLAVEGGLGEKDVRETLGSDAYGYDVRADEATANQIGITAVPTFVLDQKFAVTGAQPVDGLLRALELTWEDRGNSPEARGGGCGGCEGGCACGA; this is encoded by the coding sequence GTGCGTATTGACGTCTGGTCCGACCTGGTCTGCCCCTTCTGCCACGTGGGCCGCCGACGCCTCGAACTTGCTCTCGAGCAGTTTGAACACGGCGACGAGGTGGAGGTGACCTGGCACAGCTATCAGCTCGACCGGTCGGCGCCGCCCGTCATCGAGGGTTCGAACGTCGACCGCATCGCGGCGAAGTACGACCGGCCCCGCGAGGAGATGGTCGCGCAGCACGAGGCCATGGCTGCTGATGCGGCAGAGGTCGGACTCGACTTCCAATGGGAGAAGGTCGTGGGCGGCAACAGCTTTGACGCCCACCGGGTCATCCACCTGGCCCGGGCCCGCGGCCTCGAGGCGCCGGTGACCGAACGCGTGATGCGCGGCTGGTACTCCGAGGGTGCGGCCATCGGCGACACCGACACGTTGGTGCGGCTGGCCGTCGAGGGCGGGCTCGGCGAGAAGGATGTGCGCGAGACGCTCGGGTCCGACGCATATGGCTATGACGTGCGTGCCGACGAAGCAACGGCCAACCAGATCGGCATCACCGCCGTGCCCACGTTCGTGCTCGATCAGAAGTTCGCGGTGACCGGCGCCCAGCCCGTCGACGGCCTGCTGCGCGCGCTCGAGCTGACGTGGGAGGACCGGGGCAACTCCCCCGAGGCTCGTGGCGGCGGCTGTGGTGGGTGCGAGGGCGGCTGCGCCTGCGGCGCCTGA
- a CDS encoding alpha/beta-hydrolase family protein — MKARLPRASTALATPVALAVATFPSYLPALPVALGVLVALSFLAVLAIARRIAGSRQHLTGPAHQVAVALGGALTAYLMFVTWTTQAAMRANIGMDPLSLSDIGVLVGAALGVVGAVRGVGWLWRLRPRMSRRMVAFVAGLSVLTFAPASAQAASISSDQVLLLKSPVGAVRAYAGLSDSADDAARARIAVDRLVAAGGLTREHLLVAIPTGSGWVNPEFVAGTERRFGSEVATVSMQYDDRPSWVAFLLDREGAVAGAQTLLDTVVAEVSALPLVQRPQVHVVGESLGATAGQAALLAPGAAGDARRETVCSTFWLGTPGGGRTGLPRETIAANADDPIVHARPSMAIVPTGEDRPWLPVVSVVHAGADVLGALAVPLGSGHRYGAEQPDRLQTCD; from the coding sequence ATGAAGGCCCGCCTCCCCCGCGCCTCGACCGCGCTGGCGACACCGGTGGCCCTGGCCGTCGCCACCTTCCCGTCCTATCTGCCCGCACTGCCCGTCGCGCTCGGCGTGCTGGTCGCGCTCTCGTTCCTCGCGGTGCTCGCCATCGCGCGCCGCATCGCCGGCTCGCGCCAGCACCTCACCGGACCGGCCCACCAGGTGGCGGTCGCGCTGGGAGGTGCGCTCACGGCATACCTGATGTTCGTCACCTGGACCACCCAGGCCGCGATGCGCGCCAACATCGGGATGGATCCGTTGTCGCTCAGCGACATTGGCGTCCTCGTGGGCGCCGCGCTCGGTGTCGTGGGAGCCGTCCGGGGGGTGGGATGGCTGTGGCGTCTTCGTCCGCGCATGTCACGTCGCATGGTCGCGTTCGTGGCGGGCCTGTCGGTCCTCACATTCGCTCCGGCAAGTGCGCAGGCCGCCTCGATCTCCTCCGACCAGGTCCTGCTCCTGAAGTCGCCAGTCGGTGCCGTGCGGGCGTATGCCGGCCTGTCCGACTCCGCAGACGACGCAGCTCGCGCTCGCATCGCCGTCGACCGACTGGTCGCTGCCGGTGGCCTGACGCGGGAGCATCTGCTCGTCGCGATCCCGACCGGGTCCGGCTGGGTCAACCCTGAGTTCGTCGCGGGCACGGAGCGACGGTTCGGGTCGGAGGTCGCGACCGTGTCGATGCAGTACGACGACCGGCCCAGCTGGGTCGCCTTCCTCCTCGACCGTGAGGGTGCAGTGGCGGGCGCTCAGACGCTGCTCGACACCGTGGTGGCCGAGGTGTCGGCGCTGCCGTTGGTTCAGCGGCCGCAGGTGCACGTCGTCGGTGAGAGCCTCGGCGCCACAGCTGGTCAGGCGGCGCTGCTGGCGCCGGGGGCCGCGGGTGATGCTCGGCGCGAGACGGTGTGCTCGACCTTCTGGTTGGGGACGCCTGGCGGTGGCCGGACCGGACTCCCCCGGGAGACGATCGCCGCCAACGCCGATGACCCGATCGTCCACGCCCGTCCGTCGATGGCGATCGTGCCGACCGGTGAGGACAGGCCGTGGCTGCCCGTGGTCTCGGTCGTCCACGCCGGAGCGGATGTCCTGGGTGCGCTCGCCGTGCCCTTGGGCTCTGGTCACCGCTATGGCGCCGAGCAGCCCGACCGCCTGCAGACGTGCGACTGA